TCGGTCAAAATCTGCACGGTCGCACTATCTAGCTCGGTCTCGTGACCAATCTCGGTGGGCCCACTGCCAATAATTAACACTTTTTGTAACTGATCCCAGTTTTGCAAGTCTATCCCTCCCGTGAGGTCATCGCTTCCATAAATTCATCGAAGAGGTCGCGGCTTTCGTGGGGACCTGGAGCCCCATCCGCGAAGAACTGCACGGAAAAGGCCGGAAAGTCCCGGTGTCGTAACCCCTGCACGGTGCCGTTGATCAGGTCCACGTAGGTGGTGATCAGCCGGTCGCGGTCAATGGACTTCGCTAGGACCGCGTACCCCTGGCCCTGCGTGGCGTAGATGACATCGTTGGTAATGATGCGGCGAATCGGGTGGCTACTGCCGTGGTATTCCACCGGTAATGCCGTTAATTCCGCGCCGTTGGCCAGGGCGAATAACTCGTGGCCTAGGCCGATCGCAAACAACGGAATCTCGGCCTGCACCTCGCGAATCATGTCCAGTACGCCGGTCCCCAGATCTAACGGTGAGCCGGGACCCGTGGACAATAAGACGCCGTCCGGATCCAGGTTCAAGACGTCCTGGGCACTAGCCGTCCACGGCAGCACCGTGACGTTGCAGCGCCGTTCGGACAATTGCCGCAAGATTCCGTGCTTTAACCCGAAGTCAATCACCACCACGTTTTTACCGGTATCCGGGTTGGAATACGGCTTGGGCGTGGCGACCTGATCGACCTGCCGGTTGGTTAGGACCGTGGCGTTCAACTGGTCGAAGGCGTGCGCGTCGGCCACGTCGACAATACTGCCCTTCATGGGTCCCGCCTGACGCAGCTTACGAATCAGGTGACGCGTATCGATGCCGCTGATACCGGGAATATTGTGTTGCTGGAGAAACTCGTCGAGCGATAGGCGCGATAGCCGGTTCGTCGAGATATTGGTCAAGTCACGGACGACCATCCCCTTAGCCGTAGGTAGGATGGATTCGTAACTATCGTGGTTGATGCCCACGTTGCCAATGGCCGGCTGGGCGAAGATGATAATCTGGTTGTGATAGATCTGATCGGTAATCGTTTCTTGGTACCCCAACAGATTCAAGTTAAAGATGACTTCACCACTGGTGGTTGCTCCGGCACCGAATCCTTCACCCGCGTAAGCCGAGCCGTCTTCTAAAATTAAATAACGTTTTGCCATGCCACATCGGCCCCTTTATCTAGCTAGGTGCTTACGCCTTTAAGATTTCCACTGCGTCGCGATTGTCAATCTCACTGACGGAGACTTTAATCCGTTCGCGCTGAGAACTGGGAATATTCTTGCCCACAAAATCGGCGCGAATTGGCAGCTCGCGGTGCCCCCGATCGACTAAAACGGCCAGGTTAATACTCTTGGGCCGCCCTAAGGCCATCACGGCACTCATGGCCGCTCGAATCGTCCGCCCGGTGTATAACACATCGTCCACTAAGATGACCTTCTTACCGGCCACGGGAAAGTCGATGTTGGTCGCCGTCACTTCCGGTTCAGTCTGGGCATCGTGTTCGATGTCGTCGCGATACGGCGTGACGTCGAGGTCGCCGACCGGCACCGTCACGTTTTCCAACTGTTGTAACCGACTTGCAATCCGGCGCGCCAAATAGACGCCTCTGGTCTTGATTCCTAGAATGACCAGGTCGTCTACCCCTTTATTTCGCTCGATAATTTCGTATGTAATCCGGGTTAAGGCCCGTTGCATGGCCATTGCGTCGACAACTACCTTTGGCATTATATTGTCCTCCTCGAAAATTTAGGTTGGTCGTAGTGAGGGAAACGGGCGGGCTTCTTCGGCAAAAATGGTGAAGAAACCCGCCCGCCCAACTACCGGCAAACCCGTTTGATATCGTTTGATATTAAGTTTAGCATAAAAAAACTAAATGGCTTTGTCAACCGGCAATCCCGCTTGGCGCCGTAAGCGTTGGACGGTGTCGTGAAAAATCGGCGGTACCGGGCAGGTAAAGTCCAGTTGTTCACCCGTGGTGGGCTGCTTAAAGCCCAGTTCGCGCGCATGTAGGAATTGGCCGTGGCCCTTCAAAGTCTTCTTGGGTCCGTACAGCGGATCGCCGGCGACCGGATGGCCGATGTAGGCCAGGTGGACACGGATCTGGTGAGTCCGCCCGGTCTCCAAGCGACAGGCGATCAGGGTGTAGTCGCTGTAGCGTTCCAACACCCGAAAATGGGTCACGGCGGGCCGCCCATCGGCTACGACGGCCTGCTTCTTCCGGTCCTTGGGTGACCGGCCGAGCGGCGCGCGAATCACGCCCTCATCTTCCTTAAAGTTCCCGTGGACGATGGCCAGATACTCGCGCAGATTGGTCTTGGCGTGGAGTTGGTCGGATAAGCTATGATGGGCGTGGTCGTTTTTAGCCACCATCAATAGGCCCGACGTGTCCTTGTCGATGCGGTGGACGATGCCGGGCCGTAGCTCCCCGTTAATTTGCGATAAGGGGCTGTGGTACAGCAGGGCGTTGACCAACGTGTGGTTGGGGTGCCCCGGCGCGGGGTGGACCACCATTCCCTGGGGTTTAGTGACCACGATCACGTCGTCGTCTTCGTAAACGATGTCTAAGGGGATATCCTCGGGCGTTAGATCAATCGGCTGCGGGTCCGGTAAGGCGATGCGCACCAGCGCTCCCACGGCTGCCACGTCCTTAGGCCGCACCGTCTGACCGTCGACCGTAATCTGGCCGGCTTCGATGGCTGATTTGGCCTGGGACCGGGAAATCTCGGGTTCCTTGACCGCTACCAGCTTATCGAGCCGTAATTTTTGATCCACCGTAAACTCTTTAATGTCCATGTTTATTGGTTAGCCTCCCGTCGATCGGCCAAAAAGACGCCGATCATAATCAAGATGACCCCCACCGTCAGGCAGGAATCCGCAAAGTTAAAGATTGGAAAATTCACAAAATCAAGTTGGAACATGTCGACCACGTAGCCCTGGGTCAGCCGATCGATGAAGTTACCGACCGTGCCGGCCATCATGCAGGCCAAACCCAGTTCGTCGATCCAGTGGTCTTTTTGGTGCCGGTAGCGCCAGAAAAACCAGCCCATGACCCCCAAAGCCACGATGGCAATCACGGTAAAGAACCACATCTGGCCCTGTAAGATGCTCCAGGCCGCCCCGTCGTTACGCAGATGGGTCAGCGAGAAGACGCCGCTAACGACCGGATGCTGGCCCCCCAACGCAATATTGGCCACCACCGCGTGTTTAATCAGTTGGTCGATCACGATTAACACGATAATCAGAATGGAATCAAAAATCAGCATGGACCGAAATCCCCCCTTTTGAGTTTAGTCATTGGCTAAAAGTATACCAGAAAAAACGCCTTCCCGCGGCCTTAACCTGGCAATTTCACCGGTAAACTTCTCGACCGGAGCGACTGATCCGGCAACTCGTTTTCCCTTTCCACCTTTCACGGCTTCTCGACGCTGGTTGAAGGCCATGAAAGCCACTCGTCACAAGGGCGTCACGGTCCCCCTTGCGGTCTCTTCGCTAGACCCTCGGGTGTCAGACACCGCCCCCAACCTGAAAATTCTAACCAGATAGCTTTATAATGTAAGCGCTTACTGATATAATTAACTTATCGTTAAGAAAAGAGGAGTTATTAATGACTAAAGTATTAGTAATTTATGCTCACCCTGAAACGAAAACCTATTCAACGACGGATAAATTCTACCAGCAATTTATCACGGCCTACCGCACCGCGCATCCCGAAGACCAGATCATCGAACACAACGTCTCGGAATACATGCCGTTCCCGTTGGATAAGATTGCCGTGGCCATCTACAATAAGGCCCTGGTTACTCAACCGCTAAATCCCAACGAAGAACGGTATAAGGCCGCCCGCCAGGCCTGGATCGACGAATTTGTTGCCGCCGATAAGTACGTCTTCGTCAACCCGATGTACAACCTGTTTGTGCCAACCGAAATGAAGAGTTACCTCGACATGGTCATGCAAATTCCGGACACCTTCCACTACACCCAGGAAGGGACCATGGCCGGTGTCTTAACGGGCAAGAAGGCCATTCACTTGCAGACCTCCGGTGGCGACTATCACGGAACCGCTGGCGGCCCAGATCTCAGTCACCTAGACTTAGGTCACCAATACTTACAAGCCGTCTTGCACGTGATGGGCGTGGACGACTTTACCGGCGTTTACGCCGAAGGCATGGATCATGACCCAGCGAATGCCCCTGATATCATGGCCAAGGCCTTCAGCCGCGCCGAAGAAGCGGGACGTAACTTCTAATCTGAAACTTTCCGAATTTAAAAAACACGTTTTCCAACCGCCGTGGCGGACCCGGAAAACGTGTTTTTCGTACTTACTAGTGAGTAGAGCGCCGACCGCGTTCCAAGAACCAGTAGAACGGCATGGCGATGACCAGGCACCCCAGCCCCATGACCAGCTGGAAGACCGAGGCCTTCGACAATAGCCAGAGACTGACTAGGACCGCCAAGACGGGTAAGACCGGCCCGAACGGCACCCGGAAGTGGCTGCCCTGTTGAACCTTGCGCCGCCGAAAAATCAAGACGGCCAAGATGGTCGGGATGTACTGGGCGAAGCGCGACACCACCGAAATGGCCGCTAACGTCTGGAACGTCCCGGAAATCGCCAGTGGATAGGCAATCACAAACGAGATCAGCATGGCCACGGCGGGCACGTTTTGCCGGTTGCGGTAGCCGACGATCTTGGGCATCACGCCGTTATCGGCCATCGATGCCCCGATCCGTGGCAGGTAGAAGGACTGCGCCGTGGCAATCCCTAAGATCGACACGATGGTTCCTACGGCCACCAACGTTTTGCCGGCCGGGCCAATCATCCGTTCCAGGCCGTCTTGAATCGGCGCGCTACTGGTGGCCAGCTGCGGCCCCAGAACCCCGATGGAGACCACCTGAATCAGGATGTAGAGTAACGCCACGACCGCTAAAACCACGATGATGGCCAACGGAATCGTGCGTTGCGGGTTCCGAAATTCCTGCGCCGCAATCGCCAAGGCTTCAAAACCGGTGAAGGCGTAGAAAATCAAAATGGCCGCGGACCCAAACGAACCGCCAAAGCTACCGGTGGTTACCACGAACGGCGTAAAGTGCGCGCCGTTGATGAAGAAGACGCCGACCCCCACGAAGATCAGTAACGGGATCAACTTGGCAATCGTGACCACGTTATTGACTAATTTAGTCAGCGTTACCCCCGAAACATTAATCAGCGTCAGGGTCCCTAGCAAGGCTAAAATCATCAGGTCCTTCCACAACGGCTGGTTAAGAACCGGAAAGATGGCTCCTAGTGCCGTGGTAAAGGCGTTAGACATGGTCGCCCAGGCAATGATACTGATGGCCCAGACGCTAAAACCGACCTCGTAGCCCACAAAATTGCCGAAGGCTTCCTTGGCGTAGAGGTACGGCCCCCCGTTTTCCTGAAAATAGGTTGCGTCTTCGGCGTAGCACAACGCGATGGAGATGATCAGTAACATATCGAAAATAAAGACTAAAATGCTGGCCGGTCCAATCAGTTTTTCCGCTTGACCCGGCAATAAAAAGATTCCTGACCCAATAATTGAATTGATGCCCAGTAAGATCACACTGAGCATCCCAAACTTGGCTTTCACCATACCATCTCCTAAATTAATCAACTCCCATCACTGGCTTAACCGGTGACGAAATTAATTATTATCCAGGAAGCCCCTGGCGTCAACTTGAACGATTGGAGTGGGCCCCATCACGCGCATTAATTCGTGCTAACCGGGTCGCCGTTGCCGCATCCCCTGGCGTTTGAATCATGACGATTTGCTGGGTGGTCGGCACAATCAAGGGTGTCTCTACAAGATATAGGTTCCCCCATTGACTGTTTAATAACAGGCGTTGAGGTGTCAAATCTGCAACGGTCAGCCGTTGCCAGGGCCTCTGAAAAGCTGGGTCAGTTTGGACGGCTTGAAAGACTTGGTACAGGTCGACCGCCGACGCATCTTGACTGTAGACCTGCCGAAAACGAGCCACCTGAGTCGCAACCACTTGGTCCCAATCTTGAAAAAGTTGCCGCCAGGCGCGCTGATGAAACAAATGCCAAATCAGATTATTTTCGAGGGCCGTTACTGCCGGCGTAAATTGATACAACCGGGCATAACTTGGATTGGTCTGTTCAATTTGAAAATGCGCGCCCAACACGTAAGCCGGCCGGGGGAGCTGCGCCATTAATAAATCCGTTAAGTCCTTAGCCGTGGTCGCCAGCGCCGGTGGTAACTGTCCCGCTAAATGAAAGACATAGTGCGTCTCGGCGTTCGAAAGTCGCAGGGCCTGACAGAGGGATAGTAGGACCTCGCGGGATACCTGGCTTTTAGCCCGCCCCTGCTCGATTCTAGTGTACCAGTCGCTACTAACGTGCGCTAACGCGGAAACCTCATCGCGCGTCAATCCCGGCGTTCTTCGCCGGGAGGTGGGCGTAATGTCAAAATCGTTCAGCGTTGCCGTGGTGCGTTTATACCGTAAAAAATGGCCTAAAACCTGTTCGTTCATGTGTAAACTCCTTTCAGCCTAGGACAACTGATCCTAGGGTCACCTCACTCTACCTAATCGTGTCTCCAGCAACGATACTATAACCGTACTTAAATTTTAGGAGGTCACTATGATGACAATTAAAATCGGAATCAACGGCTTTGGCCGCATTGGTCGGTTGGCTTTCCGGCGGCTTTGGGAATTACGGGACACCCACGATGTTCAGGTCGTGGCGATTAACGACCTGAGCGATCCGGCCATGCTAGCTTATCTTCTACAATACGACTCGACACACGGCCGCTTCCAGGGAACCGTCACGGCCACAGCTACGGTAATTTCGGTCGACGGCCAAGAAATCCCCGTCTACGCACAGGCCGATGCGCGCCACCTTCCCTGGGTCGCCCAGGACGGCGTGACCATCGTGCTGGAATGTACCGGGTTCTATACCTCGGCACGCAAGGCCCAAGCCCATCTCGCTGCTGGTGCCCAACGGGTCTTGATCTCGGCTCCCGCCGGTGACGATGTGAAAACTATCGTGGCGGGCGTCAACGATCAAACGTTAACGGCGAACGATCATCTGGTCTCGGCAGGGTCGTGTACCACCAACTGTCTCGCCCCCATGGCCGCGGCACTCGACGCCGAGTTTAAGCTAATTGTAGGAACCATGACCACCGTTCATGCCTTTACCGCATCACAAACGATTCTGGACGGTCCCCACAGTCAGACCCGCCGGGCAAATCGCACCGCTTCCACCAATATTATCCCCCATTCTTCGGGTGCCGCTAAGGCCATTGGGTTAGTGCTCCCACGGCTAGCTGGCAAACTCACCGGCCACGCGCAACGGGTACCGGTGGTTGACGGGTCGTTGACCGAACTGGTTAGCGTCGTCCAGACGCCCCATCTCACCGCGGAACAAGTCAACCAACATCTCTACCCGTATACTCAGACCAATCCGGGATTTTCCTGGACTTCTGACGAAATTGTATCGAGCGATATTTTGGGCAACCCAGCCGGTTCCATCTTTGACGCCACGCAAACCACCGTCGTAACAGCTGGGACGACCCAGTTGATCAAAACCGTGGCTTGGTACGATAACGAATACGGGTTTACTTGCCAGTTGATTCGAACGTTACTGCACTTAGCCCAACTTTAACCATACTCATTATAAAAGGGTGCTCAACCGGCACCCTTTTTTCAACTTATTATTCCCCCAAGGACTAATCAATTTACCAGAGAACCAGACTTTATGAACGGTCCCGTCGTAAGTAGCCCCAGAGTTGCTTCAACGTCTGGTAAAGAATGCCCAACGTCACCAGGGCGGAGTCCCCGCCCAGGCCTAGGACTACGTAAACGTTGCGGGTCCGCTGCGCCCAGCCAAAGCTTTCGACGTTTAACGCCCACAGCCCCAGCGACGCAAGAATCAGCACGGCCCCGTCCAGCCCAATGAGCCCGATGGTCAGTGCCAACGCCGTTAACGAATTCGAGTCCAGGTCCCGTTAGGCAATCAGCTGGCGGGCGAACTTCTCGCAGGCCATAATCGTGACCATGGTAACCGCCCCACCGAACACCGCGACTAAAATGGCGCCTATGATTTTCAGTCCCATCGGCTTTCGACTCCTTTACGCTAGTTTCGTTACCCCTAGTTTACCCGGAAACGTGGCGTTTGTCTGGTCTTCCGAGGAAAAATCGCTAGTTCGCCTTAAATTCGGCGTTTAGCAACCGCCTCAGGAAGTGATGACCACTCCTCACGACGACACCCCCAGCACTGAAAAAATGAGACTTGTTTTTTCGCCGCAAGTGGGCAATGATATGAGTCATACGCAACGCCAAATTCTCGAAAAGTAGGTGGCAAGTCATGTCAACACGTCAACCGTTATCCGCCCACCGCATCGTCATCAAGGTCGGCACCAGCACCCTGGTCTATCCCGACGGCGCCATCAATCTGCGGGCCATCGACCAACTGGCCTTTGTGGTCAGCGCCCTGCGCCATCACGGCCGCGAAGTCGTCCTGGTCTCGTCGGGGGCCATCGGGGTCGGCCTGAACTATATGGGCTATCACCAACGTCCCCAGGCCATTCCGGAACAGCAGGCCATCGCCGCCATCGGCCAGACCGAACTCATCGCCATCTATAAAGAACGCTTCGCCACCTACGAACAAAAGGTGGGTCAGGTTCTCCTAACGCGCGACATTTTCACCTATCCCAAGAGCCACCGTAACGTCTTGAACACGTTTGCGTCGCTTTTACACCAAAACGTGGTCCCCATCGTTAACGAAAACGACACCGTGGCGGTAGACGAACTGGACCACGAGACCAAGTTCGGCGATAACGACCAACTCTCGGCCATCGTCGCCACCAACCTCGGGGCGGACCTGTTGATTATGTTGTCGGACATCGACGGGTTTTACACGGGCAACCCCCAGGCCACCAGTACGGCTAAATTACTTTCCCACATCGCCATCATCGACGACCACATCGACGACCTCGCCGGTGGTAGTGGGAGTCGGTTTGGCACCGGTGGCATGGTCACCAAGCTCAAGGCGGCCGAGCGCATGTTGGCCGCCAACGGTCAGATGATCCTGGCCAACGGGGCCGACCCCACCATCATCTTCAAGATCCTAGCTGGCGATTCCGTCGGCACCCTGTTTGGCTAACCCCGACGCCTAAGGAGGCACTGATATGACGACCATTGATTTAGCAACTCTGGGCCAAAACGCCCAAACGGCCAGTTTCGCACTCGGCGACCTGACCGCCCCCCAGAAGAACACGATCCTGCAACGCATGGCCGACGCCTTACTGACCCACCAGGACACCATCCTGGCGGCCAACGCTCACGACCTGGCTAACCCCCAAGTTCCTGCCAAATTTGTCGACCGCTTACGTCTGACCCCCGCGCGGATTCAAGCCATGGCCACCGGACTGCGGCAGGTGGCGGCGTTACCCGACCCGATTGGTAACGTCGATCACGCCTGGCGTAACGCCGCGGGTCTCCTGATCGCCAAGCAACGAGTCCCGCTGGGCGTCATCGGCATGATCTTTGAGGCCCGGCCCAACGTGACGGTCGATGCCTCGGCCCTATGCTTTAAAACGGGGAACGCTGTAATCCTCCGCGGCGGTAAGGAAGCCCTTCAGTCCAACCTTGCCTTAGTCACGATTTTGCGCGACGCCCTGACTGCGGCTCAGATCGACCCCAACGCCATCCAGCTC
Above is a window of Levilactobacillus zymae DNA encoding:
- a CDS encoding carbamoyl phosphate synthase small subunit, which encodes MAKRYLILEDGSAYAGEGFGAGATTSGEVIFNLNLLGYQETITDQIYHNQIIIFAQPAIGNVGINHDSYESILPTAKGMVVRDLTNISTNRLSRLSLDEFLQQHNIPGISGIDTRHLIRKLRQAGPMKGSIVDVADAHAFDQLNATVLTNRQVDQVATPKPYSNPDTGKNVVVIDFGLKHGILRQLSERRCNVTVLPWTASAQDVLNLDPDGVLLSTGPGSPLDLGTGVLDMIREVQAEIPLFAIGLGHELFALANGAELTALPVEYHGSSHPIRRIITNDVIYATQGQGYAVLAKSIDRDRLITTYVDLINGTVQGLRHRDFPAFSVQFFADGAPGPHESRDLFDEFMEAMTSREG
- the pyrR gene encoding bifunctional pyr operon transcriptional regulator/uracil phosphoribosyltransferase PyrR, with the translated sequence MPKVVVDAMAMQRALTRITYEIIERNKGVDDLVILGIKTRGVYLARRIASRLQQLENVTVPVGDLDVTPYRDDIEHDAQTEPEVTATNIDFPVAGKKVILVDDVLYTGRTIRAAMSAVMALGRPKSINLAVLVDRGHRELPIRADFVGKNIPSSQRERIKVSVSEIDNRDAVEILKA
- a CDS encoding RluA family pseudouridine synthase, whose translation is MDIKEFTVDQKLRLDKLVAVKEPEISRSQAKSAIEAGQITVDGQTVRPKDVAAVGALVRIALPDPQPIDLTPEDIPLDIVYEDDDVIVVTKPQGMVVHPAPGHPNHTLVNALLYHSPLSQINGELRPGIVHRIDKDTSGLLMVAKNDHAHHSLSDQLHAKTNLREYLAIVHGNFKEDEGVIRAPLGRSPKDRKKQAVVADGRPAVTHFRVLERYSDYTLIACRLETGRTHQIRVHLAYIGHPVAGDPLYGPKKTLKGHGQFLHARELGFKQPTTGEQLDFTCPVPPIFHDTVQRLRRQAGLPVDKAI
- the lspA gene encoding signal peptidase II, which produces MLIFDSILIIVLIVIDQLIKHAVVANIALGGQHPVVSGVFSLTHLRNDGAAWSILQGQMWFFTVIAIVALGVMGWFFWRYRHQKDHWIDELGLACMMAGTVGNFIDRLTQGYVVDMFQLDFVNFPIFNFADSCLTVGVILIMIGVFLADRREANQ
- a CDS encoding NAD(P)H-dependent oxidoreductase, which encodes MTKVLVIYAHPETKTYSTTDKFYQQFITAYRTAHPEDQIIEHNVSEYMPFPLDKIAVAIYNKALVTQPLNPNEERYKAARQAWIDEFVAADKYVFVNPMYNLFVPTEMKSYLDMVMQIPDTFHYTQEGTMAGVLTGKKAIHLQTSGGDYHGTAGGPDLSHLDLGHQYLQAVLHVMGVDDFTGVYAEGMDHDPANAPDIMAKAFSRAEEAGRNF
- a CDS encoding APC family permease encodes the protein MVKAKFGMLSVILLGINSIIGSGIFLLPGQAEKLIGPASILVFIFDMLLIISIALCYAEDATYFQENGGPYLYAKEAFGNFVGYEVGFSVWAISIIAWATMSNAFTTALGAIFPVLNQPLWKDLMILALLGTLTLINVSGVTLTKLVNNVVTIAKLIPLLIFVGVGVFFINGAHFTPFVVTTGSFGGSFGSAAILIFYAFTGFEALAIAAQEFRNPQRTIPLAIIVVLAVVALLYILIQVVSIGVLGPQLATSSAPIQDGLERMIGPAGKTLVAVGTIVSILGIATAQSFYLPRIGASMADNGVMPKIVGYRNRQNVPAVAMLISFVIAYPLAISGTFQTLAAISVVSRFAQYIPTILAVLIFRRRKVQQGSHFRVPFGPVLPVLAVLVSLWLLSKASVFQLVMGLGCLVIAMPFYWFLERGRRSTH
- a CDS encoding helix-turn-helix transcriptional regulator translates to MNEQVLGHFLRYKRTTATLNDFDITPTSRRRTPGLTRDEVSALAHVSSDWYTRIEQGRAKSQVSREVLLSLCQALRLSNAETHYVFHLAGQLPPALATTAKDLTDLLMAQLPRPAYVLGAHFQIEQTNPSYARLYQFTPAVTALENNLIWHLFHQRAWRQLFQDWDQVVATQVARFRQVYSQDASAVDLYQVFQAVQTDPAFQRPWQRLTVADLTPQRLLLNSQWGNLYLVETPLIVPTTQQIVMIQTPGDAATATRLARINARDGAHSNRSS
- the gap gene encoding type I glyceraldehyde-3-phosphate dehydrogenase codes for the protein MTIKIGINGFGRIGRLAFRRLWELRDTHDVQVVAINDLSDPAMLAYLLQYDSTHGRFQGTVTATATVISVDGQEIPVYAQADARHLPWVAQDGVTIVLECTGFYTSARKAQAHLAAGAQRVLISAPAGDDVKTIVAGVNDQTLTANDHLVSAGSCTTNCLAPMAAALDAEFKLIVGTMTTVHAFTASQTILDGPHSQTRRANRTASTNIIPHSSGAAKAIGLVLPRLAGKLTGHAQRVPVVDGSLTELVSVVQTPHLTAEQVNQHLYPYTQTNPGFSWTSDEIVSSDILGNPAGSIFDATQTTVVTAGTTQLIKTVAWYDNEYGFTCQLIRTLLHLAQL
- the proB gene encoding glutamate 5-kinase, translated to MSTRQPLSAHRIVIKVGTSTLVYPDGAINLRAIDQLAFVVSALRHHGREVVLVSSGAIGVGLNYMGYHQRPQAIPEQQAIAAIGQTELIAIYKERFATYEQKVGQVLLTRDIFTYPKSHRNVLNTFASLLHQNVVPIVNENDTVAVDELDHETKFGDNDQLSAIVATNLGADLLIMLSDIDGFYTGNPQATSTAKLLSHIAIIDDHIDDLAGGSGSRFGTGGMVTKLKAAERMLAANGQMILANGADPTIIFKILAGDSVGTLFG